One genomic window of Pocillopora verrucosa isolate sample1 chromosome 8, ASM3666991v2, whole genome shotgun sequence includes the following:
- the LOC131795508 gene encoding uncharacterized protein: MADEERRKGEKKGTKSKGKPKFRWKKPANLLNIGNKEKGHAFAEKRKKMALKEYKKLLRKTREQHENRQSADNRDNPPRLQRPTRVADVNTTGKNETESQGLRRPKSQQKRKQVNKFMAAESDFKKRKMEKEQMIKERETMIQKHREEVQEKMKKRRETFGRLNRRTRKGQPIMANQIEHLLDKIQSQT; encoded by the exons atggcggacgaagagagaagaaagggcgaaaagaaaggaacaaaatcCAAGGGGAAGCCAAAATTCCGCTGGAAGAAGCCGGCAAATTTACTTAACATTGGGAACAAAGAGAAGG GCCACGCATTTGCTGAGAAACGGAAGAAGATGGCTCTTAAGGAATACAAAAAGCTACTAAGGAAAACAAGGGAGCAACATGAGAATCGTCAGTCAGCAGACAACAGAGATAATCCTCCACGTTTGCAACGTCCAACACGTGTCGCAGATGTGAATACAACTGGAAAG AACGAAACAGAAAGTCAGGGATTGCGAAGACCAAAATCTCAACA GAAGCGGAAACAAGTCAACAAATTCATGGCAGCTGAAAGtgattttaagaaaagaaaaatggagaaggaacagaTGATTAAG GAAAGGGAAACAATGATACAAAAACACAGAGAGGAGGTTcaggaaaagatgaaaaagcgCAGAGAAACCTTTGGTCGGTTGAATCGACGAACAAGGAAAGGCCAGCCAATTATGGCCAACCAAATTGAACATCTTCTTGATAAGATTCAATCTCAGACTTAA